In Paenibacillus larvae subsp. larvae, the following proteins share a genomic window:
- a CDS encoding GNAT family N-acetyltransferase codes for MNAELQTERLRLCQIKINDAPALFSFWSDPDVTQFMNIAPFQHVDQAVEMIHFLSKLTSERKAIRYSIFLKKTDQIIGSCGFNYFDFENARAEIAYDLGKDFWGKGFAPEAVLALLHYAYNDLNLNRIEAKVEPQNKNSIKLLNKLGFSFEGTLRQYEKSRRNFIDLHMYSKLKNEYTEWASQWNRN; via the coding sequence GTGAATGCTGAATTGCAAACAGAAAGATTAAGACTTTGTCAAATAAAAATTAACGATGCACCCGCTTTATTTTCTTTTTGGTCTGACCCTGATGTTACACAATTTATGAATATTGCACCGTTTCAGCATGTTGACCAAGCAGTGGAAATGATTCATTTTCTGAGTAAATTGACGTCAGAACGTAAAGCAATCCGTTATTCTATATTTTTGAAAAAGACGGATCAGATTATTGGTTCTTGTGGCTTTAATTATTTTGACTTTGAAAACGCCAGAGCGGAAATTGCCTACGATTTAGGCAAAGATTTTTGGGGGAAAGGTTTTGCTCCTGAAGCTGTTCTGGCTTTATTACATTATGCATATAACGATTTAAACCTAAACAGAATTGAAGCAAAAGTAGAACCCCAGAATAAGAACTCGATCAAACTTCTGAATAAACTCGGTTTTTCATTTGAGGGTACATTAAGACAATACGAGAAATCCAGAAGAAACTTTATTGACCTTCACATGTATTCAAAATTGAAAAACGAGTATACTGAATGGGCAAGTCAATGGAATCGTAACTAA
- a CDS encoding IS3 family transposase yields MHAEKGYAVTKLCKLAGVARSAYYKWLKWKPSIRELEILSLAKEAKLLYDKRKGVLGYRQIRTQLNRKLKKSYNKKRYYRIMRALELKAVIRRKRPNYVKSSAIHVAENGMNRGFHADSPNLKWCTDVTELKYGNGRKAYLSAIVDVYDNSIVSWVLSPSNNKKLVMDTVNKAYWRTPLLHSDKGFQYTSHEYSLLQLKYGFTKSMSRVSRCLDNQPLNDFGVHLRQKAFI; encoded by the coding sequence CTGCACGCTGAGAAAGGCTATGCCGTCACGAAGCTGTGCAAGCTAGCCGGAGTCGCTCGATCTGCCTATTATAAATGGCTAAAATGGAAACCATCCATCAGGGAACTTGAAATCCTTTCATTGGCGAAGGAAGCGAAACTTCTCTATGACAAGAGAAAGGGTGTACTTGGTTATCGTCAAATCCGCACACAATTGAACCGGAAACTCAAAAAGAGTTACAACAAAAAACGTTATTATCGAATCATGCGCGCTCTTGAATTAAAAGCGGTGATTCGCAGGAAACGACCGAATTACGTGAAATCCTCTGCAATACATGTGGCTGAAAATGGGATGAACCGCGGGTTTCACGCGGACTCTCCCAATTTAAAGTGGTGCACAGATGTCACAGAATTGAAGTATGGGAATGGTCGTAAAGCCTATCTGAGTGCTATCGTTGATGTATACGATAACTCCATCGTTTCATGGGTGTTAAGCCCCTCCAACAACAAAAAACTCGTCATGGATACGGTGAATAAGGCCTACTGGAGGACTCCACTTCTGCATAGCGACAAAGGCTTCCAGTATACTTCACATGAATACAGTCTACTTCAGCTTAAGTACGGTTTTACTAAAAGTATGTCTCGGGTGAGCCGATGTCTAGATAATCAACCATTGAACGATTTTGGGGTACATTTAAGGCAGAAAGCTTTTATCTAA
- a CDS encoding IS3 family transposase — protein sequence MERFWGTFKAESFYLRKHDTYEDVLKDVRNYIHYYNNYRYTERLSGLSPSEYRKQAA from the coding sequence ATTGAACGATTTTGGGGTACATTTAAGGCAGAAAGCTTTTATCTAAGGAAACACGACACCTATGAAGACGTTCTCAAAGACGTGAGAAATTATATCCACTACTACAACAATTACCGCTATACAGAGCGTTTAAGTGGCCTGTCTCCCAGCGAATATCGAAAACAAGCTGCATAA
- a CDS encoding metallophosphoesterase family protein, which translates to MRKWMVTCTAALTLLCSSFAFQAEARSERYVSKPKLTFPVISDIHVQSWDSRSHDKFKAALQDLHRINPKADAMVINGDLTDGKIADYTKLKELLKEVPHPGNMFYTIGNHEFYQAWTNADGKWSPDTFPNGITDRESITRFLQFAKQPKVYYEKKVKGYSFLFLGSEQYRQSNPDNLEDAYLSDEQLSWLDHMLENRSKNKKPVFVFLHQPLPDTVSGTSFCCVNNRAVIQHEALKKILSKYSEVFFFSGHTHWELKLPRTLVRDTFTMINSSSVYQLWTENNAGGETMVDPKESEGLYVEVFEDHVSIKGRDFYRNRWIPEAQFSVPIARK; encoded by the coding sequence ATGAGAAAATGGATGGTGACTTGTACGGCGGCATTAACCTTATTATGCTCTTCCTTTGCTTTTCAAGCTGAAGCCCGGTCTGAAAGATACGTATCCAAGCCCAAACTGACTTTCCCGGTCATTAGCGACATCCATGTTCAATCCTGGGATAGCCGCTCGCATGATAAATTTAAGGCGGCCCTGCAGGATTTACACCGCATTAATCCCAAAGCTGACGCCATGGTGATCAATGGGGATCTGACGGATGGAAAAATAGCGGATTACACAAAACTCAAAGAACTGCTGAAGGAGGTCCCTCATCCCGGCAACATGTTCTATACTATCGGGAATCACGAGTTTTATCAGGCTTGGACGAACGCTGACGGAAAGTGGAGTCCGGATACGTTTCCTAATGGAATCACAGATCGGGAATCGATCACCCGGTTCCTACAATTTGCAAAGCAGCCCAAAGTATATTACGAGAAAAAAGTAAAGGGCTATTCGTTTCTTTTCCTTGGGTCCGAACAATATAGGCAGTCTAACCCTGATAATCTTGAGGATGCCTATTTATCCGATGAGCAGCTTAGCTGGCTTGACCATATGTTGGAGAATCGAAGCAAAAACAAAAAACCTGTCTTCGTGTTTTTACATCAACCTCTTCCGGATACCGTATCCGGAACCTCCTTTTGCTGTGTAAACAACCGTGCGGTAATACAACATGAAGCACTCAAAAAGATTCTTTCCAAATACTCCGAAGTATTTTTTTTCAGTGGTCATACACATTGGGAATTGAAACTGCCCCGAACGCTGGTCCGGGATACGTTCACGATGATAAACTCTTCTTCGGTCTATCAGTTGTGGACAGAGAATAACGCGGGAGGAGAAACGATGGTAGACCCAAAAGAAAGTGAGGGGCTTTATGTCGAGGTCTTTGAGGATCACGTTTCAATCAAGGGACGAGATTTCTACCGGAACCGGTGGATTCCGGAAGCCCAATTCTCAGTGCCTATAGCTAGAAAATAA
- a CDS encoding polysaccharide deacetylase family protein — MRQRSDKARRKKIVGRTLLAVVCLLIGIGIYSLFSSVVLSVDAKEHHETPASFPAYEVVNMNKNSPIEYGGVKRKIVYLTFDDGPSPYQGEFLDVLKQNNVKATFFMVGQNMTPEREANMKRVVEEGHYAGLHSFTHDYKRLYKSGGSANFIEENKKTAALIKKITGSDPHLIRAPYGSAPQIGEAFRGDIANAGFKLWDWTIDSEDWKYLDHPARIMNNVIPNFHRDVEVILFHEKKTTLDILPQISLKHTTKRSISLKLPS; from the coding sequence ATGAGACAAAGAAGTGATAAAGCAAGAAGGAAAAAAATAGTGGGACGTACTTTACTGGCTGTAGTATGTCTGCTAATCGGGATCGGTATATATTCCTTATTTTCATCAGTCGTTCTATCCGTAGATGCCAAAGAACATCACGAAACACCGGCTTCTTTCCCCGCTTATGAGGTCGTGAATATGAATAAAAATTCTCCCATTGAATACGGCGGGGTAAAACGTAAAATCGTATACCTGACTTTCGACGACGGACCGAGCCCGTATCAGGGGGAATTCCTGGATGTTTTAAAGCAAAATAACGTGAAAGCCACTTTCTTTATGGTAGGACAAAATATGACGCCCGAACGGGAAGCGAATATGAAACGGGTAGTGGAAGAGGGTCATTATGCGGGTCTTCACAGCTTTACCCATGATTATAAGCGTTTGTATAAAAGCGGGGGATCGGCCAATTTTATTGAAGAAAACAAGAAAACTGCAGCATTAATAAAAAAGATAACCGGGTCTGATCCCCACTTGATAAGAGCACCTTACGGCAGCGCTCCGCAAATCGGGGAGGCATTCCGGGGGGATATTGCGAACGCTGGATTTAAACTTTGGGACTGGACTATTGATTCGGAGGACTGGAAATATTTGGATCATCCGGCTAGGATAATGAACAATGTGATTCCCAATTTTCACCGCGATGTGGAAGTCATCTTGTTTCATGAGAAAAAAACAACACTAGACATTTTGCCACAAATAAGTTTGAAGCATACAACGAAAAGGAGCATTTCCCTTAAACTTCCATCATGA
- a CDS encoding serine hydrolase: MYTMLGFLIESITDTSWEEWTQKRILAPLGMQNTYLTLEEVKQTENYALPYVK; encoded by the coding sequence ATGTATACTATGCTAGGTTTTTTGATAGAATCCATAACGGATACCTCATGGGAAGAATGGACACAAAAGCGGATACTTGCCCCACTTGGCATGCAGAATACTTACCTGACCTTAGAAGAAGTAAAACAGACAGAAAATTATGCCCTTCCTTATGTAAAGTAG
- a CDS encoding DUF3471 domain-containing protein → MQTSVADLAKWVSFQLNQGNAKENRLISKERLAETHFPNMITGPGKFPEIPFSTYGLGWFIDIFRGHRMIHHSGSIDGFYAHMSFMPDDNIGIVALVNRESTLLTDCIAYHIYDEWLGVKQVGWNQRFKQKQKELDDMVMVTDDLMSSVMEQPEPASLPLKDYTGVYEHPAYEKIEIIMNGDDLSMTFRTFKWELIHDKSNIFLSEAGLPVTFSVNPAGMAKSLQLPLEPTVQEIVFLKKKS, encoded by the coding sequence TTGCAGACTTCAGTCGCGGATTTGGCGAAATGGGTTTCCTTCCAGCTAAACCAAGGTAATGCTAAGGAGAACAGGCTTATTTCAAAAGAGAGGCTGGCGGAAACACATTTCCCGAACATGATCACAGGTCCCGGTAAATTTCCCGAAATCCCCTTCTCTACCTACGGGCTTGGCTGGTTTATTGATATATTCCGCGGACACCGCATGATCCACCACTCAGGCAGTATTGACGGTTTTTATGCTCATATGTCTTTTATGCCCGATGATAACATTGGTATTGTGGCTCTTGTAAACAGGGAATCGACACTTTTGACGGATTGTATAGCTTACCATATTTATGACGAATGGCTGGGTGTGAAACAAGTGGGCTGGAATCAGCGTTTTAAGCAAAAACAAAAGGAACTTGATGACATGGTAATGGTAACAGACGACCTCATGTCATCTGTTATGGAACAACCGGAGCCAGCTTCCCTGCCCCTTAAGGACTATACCGGAGTCTATGAGCACCCTGCATACGAAAAAATAGAAATCATAATGAATGGTGATGACCTTAGCATGACGTTCCGAACGTTCAAGTGGGAGTTAATTCATGATAAGAGTAACATTTTTCTTTCCGAGGCAGGACTGCCTGTAACATTTTCAGTGAACCCCGCCGGAATGGCCAAAAGCTTACAACTGCCTCTGGAACCAACTGTACAGGAGATTGTTTTTTTGAAAAAGAAAAGCTGA
- a CDS encoding AMP-binding protein, with translation MNKQRNSISRQPYEHQFAYCGLPIHELFEQQVDRNPDQTAVVFKNEQVTYRQLNERANQLAGVLMARKVTTDTVVAIMLEKSVEMIVSILAVLKAGGCYLPIDIDYPGNRIQYMLSDSQAKILITTKEISQNIRFEGEHVLLYDDSIWHFPKEKPNVKIQLTDLYKLNQYS, from the coding sequence TTGAATAAACAAAGGAATTCTATAAGTAGACAACCGTATGAACACCAATTTGCCTATTGTGGTCTGCCAATCCATGAATTGTTCGAACAGCAGGTGGACCGGAACCCGGATCAAACCGCGGTTGTCTTCAAAAACGAACAGGTAACCTACCGCCAATTAAACGAGAGGGCCAATCAGTTAGCCGGAGTACTTATGGCTAGAAAGGTAACTACCGATACAGTTGTCGCCATTATGCTTGAAAAATCTGTAGAAATGATCGTAAGTATTCTCGCTGTGCTTAAGGCCGGAGGTTGTTATCTTCCCATTGATATAGACTATCCAGGGAATAGAATTCAGTACATGTTATCTGATAGTCAGGCAAAGATCTTGATTACCACGAAGGAAATATCGCAGAATATCCGCTTTGAAGGGGAACACGTACTGCTGTATGACGATTCGATCTGGCATTTTCCTAAAGAAAAACCGAACGTCAAAATTCAGTTAACCGATCTATATAAGTTGAATCAATATTCTTAG
- a CDS encoding YkyA family protein, protein MDLRKITFSIIAASVIFGLTGCSQPIDHTLSTYSKALEAENNGQDQLVTLAGEEKKGQQTYQLLLEKGKADKKPPEETLKEWKGNIEQRKQLLDQKKTGITQAEERLKGIDSEIGKIKSGELKEKAVKMNQAYQDRIKTFGDLYGAYEKAFEQEEELVKSFEKVPTDLNEIKTKVTSYNDSYQKVNELKNKLNKETDQFNQAKDSLYQSAVKKG, encoded by the coding sequence TTGGACTTACGGAAAATCACATTCAGCATAATAGCAGCATCAGTAATATTTGGTTTAACAGGCTGCTCGCAGCCTATAGATCATACTTTAAGCACTTACTCGAAGGCTCTGGAGGCCGAAAATAATGGCCAGGATCAGCTTGTAACGCTGGCCGGGGAAGAGAAGAAAGGCCAGCAAACGTATCAGCTTCTTTTGGAAAAAGGGAAAGCTGACAAAAAACCGCCGGAAGAAACATTGAAAGAATGGAAAGGAAATATTGAACAAAGAAAGCAACTGCTAGACCAGAAAAAAACAGGCATTACACAGGCGGAAGAAAGACTGAAAGGCATTGATAGTGAGATCGGCAAAATTAAAAGCGGGGAATTAAAAGAAAAAGCTGTAAAAATGAATCAGGCTTACCAAGATAGAATAAAAACTTTTGGGGACCTTTATGGAGCTTACGAGAAAGCCTTTGAACAAGAAGAAGAGTTAGTAAAAAGCTTTGAAAAAGTTCCTACCGACTTAAATGAAATCAAGACTAAGGTAACTTCTTATAATGATTCTTATCAGAAAGTAAACGAGCTTAAAAATAAACTCAATAAAGAAACAGACCAGTTTAACCAAGCCAAAGATTCACTCTATCAATCTGCTGTTAAGAAAGGATAG